A window of Paraburkholderia bryophila contains these coding sequences:
- a CDS encoding histidine phosphatase family protein produces the protein MEIRLLLISHASTAAMRAGRFPAADPLAPLDPRGLAEIQAARSSLPILDDATGIISPAGCARETASALGLTATVDAHLADLNYGSWHGRRLADLMTEAPQELAAWTRDPDAAPHGGESFSQLVMRTGEWLETLIERTSHTSQANEIHNVVAVTHAPVLRAAIVSVLGASPAVFPRIEIAPLSVIELRCSRRGWTWWPASR, from the coding sequence TTCCCGCCGCCGACCCACTTGCTCCACTCGACCCACGCGGTCTCGCCGAAATCCAGGCCGCGCGTTCGTCTCTGCCGATCCTCGACGATGCAACCGGCATCATCAGCCCTGCCGGCTGCGCGCGCGAAACAGCCTCGGCCTTGGGCCTGACGGCGACAGTCGACGCGCACTTGGCGGACCTGAACTATGGCAGTTGGCACGGCCGACGCCTCGCCGACCTCATGACCGAAGCGCCGCAAGAACTCGCCGCCTGGACCCGCGACCCGGACGCCGCGCCACACGGGGGCGAGTCGTTCAGCCAACTCGTAATGCGGACAGGGGAATGGCTGGAAACGCTAATCGAACGGACAAGCCACACATCCCAGGCCAACGAGATACACAACGTGGTCGCCGTCACGCACGCACCGGTGCTGCGGGCAGCGATCGTATCCGTGCTCGGCGCTTCGCCCGCGGTGTTTCCACGCATCGAGATCGCGCCGCTTTCGGTGATCGAATTGCGCTGCTCGCGACGTGGCTGGACCTGGTGGCCGGCGTCGCGCTAG
- a CDS encoding alpha/beta hydrolase produces the protein MTQFLNTDDERAPNERPVAVVASRHLNVTTLAGSGTVPVFTNGDWLAPTRDVRRAVILIHGRLRNGDTYFDLAQRACELAGGSADDTLLIVPQFLASADVEAHAVPPSTLHWDWIGWMGGDNAVGPAPLSSFDVLDAILHTLAAREQFASLTEVVIAGHSGGGQVVQRYAVVARGDAPLTARGIALRYVVANPSSYVYFDAMRPAASGEFAMFDAAACPSFNRWKYGLEDLPAYANGEGDEGDAAALLEARYAQRDVTVLLGGADCDPQHPALDRSCAALTQGEHRLGRGLAYARYMALRHPQGLAAHRTLVIDGVGHDAKGIFASPQGRAALFGDAA, from the coding sequence CGGTGGTGGCGAGCCGCCATCTGAATGTCACGACGCTGGCCGGCAGCGGCACGGTGCCGGTCTTCACGAACGGCGACTGGCTTGCGCCGACGCGCGATGTGCGGCGCGCGGTGATTCTGATTCATGGACGTTTGCGCAACGGCGATACGTACTTCGATCTGGCGCAGCGCGCCTGCGAACTGGCCGGCGGCAGCGCGGACGACACGCTGCTGATCGTGCCGCAGTTTCTCGCCAGCGCCGACGTGGAGGCGCACGCCGTGCCGCCTTCCACGTTGCATTGGGACTGGATCGGCTGGATGGGCGGCGACAACGCCGTCGGGCCCGCGCCGCTCAGTTCGTTCGATGTGCTCGACGCCATTCTGCACACGCTCGCCGCGCGCGAGCAGTTTGCGTCGTTGACCGAGGTGGTGATCGCGGGGCATTCGGGCGGTGGCCAGGTGGTGCAACGTTACGCGGTGGTCGCGCGTGGCGATGCGCCGCTCACGGCGCGTGGTATTGCGCTGCGCTATGTGGTGGCGAATCCATCGTCGTATGTGTATTTCGATGCGATGCGGCCGGCGGCGTCGGGTGAATTCGCGATGTTCGATGCGGCCGCGTGTCCGTCGTTTAATCGCTGGAAGTATGGGCTTGAGGATTTGCCCGCGTATGCAAATGGAGAGGGCGATGAAGGCGACGCAGCGGCGTTGCTCGAAGCGCGCTATGCGCAGCGTGATGTCACGGTGCTGCTGGGCGGCGCGGATTGCGATCCGCAGCATCCGGCACTCGACCGGTCCTGTGCGGCGTTGACGCAAGGAGAGCATCGGTTGGGGCGCGGACTCGCTTACGCGCGCTATATGGCGTTGCGGCATCCGCAAGGGCTGGCGGCGCATCGCACGTTGGTGATCGACGGTGTCGGGCATGACGCCAAGGGGATTTTTGCGTCGCCGCAAGGGCGCGCGGCGTTGTTCGGTGATGCAGCGTGA